A stretch of Strix aluco isolate bStrAlu1 chromosome 16, bStrAlu1.hap1, whole genome shotgun sequence DNA encodes these proteins:
- the LOC141930692 gene encoding acrosin-like, whose protein sequence is MLEHVQVLHDSGRWKCGRRLAGLVLLFAPSVNTFGVSGAVSEVTLAFHGIPHAVSWRHCDISPVAKGTTGTASPVGTLTCGLRPMAVHSGTSRVVGGTDAQPGAWPWIVSIQDPYAAGTGHICGGSLISPQWVLTAAHCFIKARHITMWRVVIGATQLTHLGPEAQVRNIKRLLVHEHYSSISEENDIALLELDQPVQCSYYVQLACVPDASLRVSKLTTCYVSGWGSTTARAAGSTDVLQEAKVHLINVRLCNSSRWYAGAVHPHNLCAGYPQGGIDTCQGDSGGPLVCKDKNADHFWLVGVTSWGKGCARAKQPGVYTSTQHFYDWILVQMGLHPAATAPPTPQPVFTSTPFQKLRPITQAGSSTPCPFPRQKLAEFFKLLQELLQGLWGKEAPAAA, encoded by the exons ATGCTTGAGCACGTCCAGGTCCTTCATGACTCCGGGAGGTGGAAATGTGGCCGGCGGTTGGCAGGCCTGGTCCTCTT GTTTGCTCCATCTGTGAACACATTTGGTGTTTCAGGTGCTGTTAGTGAGGTCACCTTGGCCTTCCATGGCATTCCTCATGCTGTTTCCTGG cgacaCTGTGACATCAGCCCCGTTGCCAAGGGCACCACCGGCACCGCGAGCCCTGTGGgcactct gacctgcgggctgcggcccatggCTGTTCACTCTGGCACCTCGCGCGTCGTGGggggcacagacgcccagccaggggcctggccctggatcgtgagcatccaggatccctacgcagcaggcacggggcacatatgcggagggtccctcatcagcccgcagtgggtcctcacagcagcccactgcttcatcaaggccag gcacatcaccatgtggcgcgtggtgatcggggccacccagttgactcatctgggcccggaggcccaagtgcgcaacaTTAAACGGCTtctggttcacgaacactacagtaGTATCTCGGAGGAGAACGatattgcgctgctggagttggaccagcctgtccagtgcagctactacgtacagctcgcctgcgtgcccgacgcctccctgcgagtgtccaAGCTGACGACCTGCTACGTTagtggctgggggtccacgacggcgagag ccgcaggatcaacggatgtcctgcaggaggccaaggttcACCTCATCAACGTCcgcctctgcaacagcagccggtggtacgcaggggccgtccacccccacaacctgtgtgCTGGCTacccgcagggcggcatcgacacctgccag ggtgacagcggtggtcctcttgtctgcaaagataagaatgctgaccacttctggcttgttggggtgaccagctgggggaaaggctgcgcaagagcaaaacagcctggagtctacacctccactcagcacttttatgactggatcctggtacagatggggctgcacccagcagcaacggctcctccaacgccacAGCCAGTCTTCACATCAACACCCTTTCAGAAGCTGAGGCCAATAACGCAAGCGGGCAGCTCTACGCCCTGTCCATTTCCACGCCAGAAGCTGGCGGAAttctttaagctgctgcaggagctcctgcagggcctgtgggggaaagaggctccagcagcagcatga